TCGCCAAGCTTGTTCTTGAACACATCGAAGATTTTCTCGATGTCCCAGCGCATGCGGTAGAGCTGGGCAATGAGTCCCGGCGGGAAGCTTGAGCTTGTCAGGTTGGTCAGCAATACCAGGTCGCGTCCGCTCTGCGGGCAGCGGTAGGTGATGCGCCGCAGCATGACTCCGCCGCCGTATCCTGCGAGTTCGTCGCTGATTACTCCGGCGTTAACCGGATCCGCGGTGTCAAACCCAAGGGGCATCGGACTCACCGGGCGCATGTTGTCTTTTTCAAGGCTCAGGAAGTAAATGCCGCCCGCTTGCTTCCACTTGAACCACTGGGCGAAATCGATTCCGGCCTTATCCCACACGTAGATGACCTTCCTTCCCTTTGGCGCGCCTTGGCGCAGGAGCTCTCTGTCGAGGGACTTGAGCAGGGTGATGTCGTGGTTTTTCTCGGTCTTCCTTGTCCGCCGTTTTTCTTTCTTGTTGCTCAGGGCGAGGTGATTACAGGTGAAGTTTCGCAGGTTCAGTGTGTAGAGGTGGCCTACGGCTGTTTTCCTTCCCTTGTAATCACGCTGGTCATGGGAGGCGGCGGCATGAAAGTGGCCGTCCCCCGCGAAAATCTCAAAATCATCAAGGGCCGCATGGCTTGCCGGGATGGGATGGATGGTTGCGCGGAGCGGTGGCGAGATACTCGTCGAGAAGGCTACGGAGGTGGCTGCGCCGACGCCTGCTCTTGAGGGCGTCAAAGAACTGGGCGGGGGTGAGGTCATATAAAGGGACAGACCTTTTATAAAGAAACAAATTGACCTCTCCCCCATGCGCTGTTTTACTGCCCTTGTCATGCGTCAGCCACGTTTCCTATCCCCCTCTGCTGAAGTCACGGCTTCCCTGTATCACTGCGTGTCCAGGGTTGTTGATCGGCAGTTTGTGTTGGGCCGCGAGCAAAAGGACGTGTTTGTCCGTATGATGCGCGAATACGAGGCGTTTTGTGGGGTTCGGGTGCTTGCCTACTGCATTATGAGCAACCATTTTCACCTGTTGGTGGACATATAAAGGGACAGGCCTTTTATAAAGAAACAATTTGACCTCTCCCCCATCCGCTGTTTTACTGCCCTTGTCATGCGTCAGCCACGTTTCCTTTCCCCCTCTGCTGAAGTCACGGCTTCCCTGTATCACTGCGTGTCCAGGGTTGTTGATCGGCAGTTTGTGTTGGGCCGCGAGCAAAAGGACGTGTTTGTCCGTATGATGCGCGAATACGAGGCGTTTTGTGGGGTTCGGGTGCTTGCCTACTGTATTATGAGCAACCATTTTCACCTGTTGGTGGAGGTTCCCCCGAAGGTCCAGGGAGAAGCTGTGGAAATTACGGATGAGGATTTTCTGGCTCGTCTCAAGCCCTTGTATTCGACGGTGTATTATCGGGGTATCGAGCAGATGCTGAAGAAGTTTCGTGCAGACGGCGCGGGTAAGGCTGCTGCAGAGCTCAAGGAGAAGTTTACCTGTCGGATGCATGATCTGTCCGAGTTCATGAAGGGGCTGAAGCAACGTTTTACGCAGTG
The Akkermansiaceae bacterium DNA segment above includes these coding regions:
- a CDS encoding transposase, producing MTPSRAGVGAATSVAFSTSISPPLRATIHPIPASHAALDDFEIFAGDGHFHAAASHDQRDYKGRKTAVGHLYTLNLRNFTCNHLALSNKKEKRRTRKTEKNHDITLLKSLDRELLRQGAPKGRKVIYVWDKAGIDFAQWFKWKQAGGIYFLSLEKDNMRPVSPMPLGFDTADPVNAGVISDELAGYGGGVMLRRITYRCPQSGRDLVLLTNLTSSSFPPGLIAQLYRMRWDIEKIFDVFKNKLGEIKAWGSTEAAREMQALFITLSHNLLTRFEETIREEEGIENTTNRERMDKRLEQAQSEASQLGGELPRLYKDWQRLKQTGVTFIRWLRNQIFKPTSWVQSLHLLRQTYAIFKA
- a CDS encoding transposase, whose amino-acid sequence is MRQPRFLSPSAEVTASLYHCVSRVVDRQFVLGREQKDVFVRMMREYEAFCGVRVLAYCIMSNHFHLLVDI